The DNA sequence AATGTGCCTCCAGATTGCGACTAACGCAATCACAGCACAAACCAAGTGCGTAATGAAAAAGACTTCATAGACACGACGCTTCACCATCGGAAGTATTAAAAGCGATAAAAGCATGCATCCTCCCTATTTCGTTATTAATATGTATATTGGGCTGCAACATCAACGGCGTTGAATGACAGAGAACCATTGGGCATTTATGTGGCTCTTGAAACCTACCAATAGACCATTAAAGCCCGTAGGACTCGACAGGTTGAATGCATTATTTTGATAACCAATCGTTACGTGAATAGCAGCCTGCAGGGCGGCCATAAATCCGGTAGTTCGATGAATAATTCCATATGCCTCCAAAGATATACCAAGGATGTGGGCACCGAATTCTCGGCCACTAGAAAAGTAAAGAGGAATCAGGTTTGCTAGGGCAAGTTGAGCAGCCCGAACTCCCTTTTCCGCAGTTGTCGTTGCACCAACAAAGTTGAAAATCGCAGTTCCtgcaaaatagaatataagCAGAACGAATCCCAAGGGAGACAATGTATCAAtttgcagaagccgaaaagtAGCTCTTGGGTATACGAGATaacgaagaaagagatggTAAGGGCTAGTCCGACCAAGACAAGAATGACGGGTGTTAAAAAACGATGACAGGCAACGGTACAACCAGTGCAGGGCCATTAGTGTTATGACGACACTAATAATGATAAAATAGGGACCTTCAGTTAGCTTCATGTTGACCTATATATTCGTTGGCTTAGATGGAAGGAGTATACGGCTTGAACAAGATCATTtatattcctttttcgtCAAAGGCAATACTCGGATTTATATAGCAGCTTTCGATCCACAGGTAGTTAAATTACTAAATTATGTGGATTTACAACCGTACACAATCGCTCTTGGGTGGCTGGGTACGGTCATACGCGTATTTTACATAGTATCATTATATGACATTGAGGCAATACAGACAGTCAACCACTAATATCCAATGATACACCGATTTCCAATCTTTAGTTGTCAGGTTCAAGATTCTCCAAACAGTTATCGTCAGGATCTTTTACGTCTGGTAAGTATGCCTCGACCGGCTGCCGGGGATCCAGACGGCATAGCAGGTAATGGAAAAATAGCCATAGCTGAATgaattcctttctttctgactCGGTGAATCGGAGGTGAGCCAAGTCAGTGCCATGAATCCTTGTTACTGGTAACTTGCCAGTATCCTAGGCACATCCGAGAATGTGTCAATAcgtagaagaaaagaaaagaaaagaaaaagaatcagaaaGTATAACTTACCAGCGACATGTCCGAAAATGGCCAGGAATGATCGTCAACTGAGTTAAAAACAAGGCTCCCACGAGAGTGTTCTACGAGGACGTAAACCTTGCAATCGTGGAAGAGTGACAGCTCAAATGCTCTGTCCACAATAGTCGTCACCGTTTTATTAAAATGCTCATACGTTTGCTGAGTGAAAACAGAGTTTACCATGGCGACGTCTATCGGGACAAGTACTGTCCGGCCGGAGACGAGCTGTCCAAACCGTGCAGGTAGTTTCAGGTAAGGCAGTATGGTGCGGGTATGGCAAACTATATATGCGTATATGTTTCAATTGGTTTTGATAGGTAATTGACACCGAAGGAGGTAGGAAGAATTGGATgcatgagaagaaaaataaagaggaagatcTTTACGAAACTTAAACGACagtgaaagaaaatgtagaATATCATCGAAAGAACGGTAATACAAACGtggaacaaaagaaagcagtAATAAGATACAAAGACCTGTCAGGTAAAATATACCCTATTCCGCACTAGCCAACTTGTCGTCACACTAGTCTGCAACGTCCCCTGCAATACACACCCGTTTGTTTCTCTGCTCCTCCGTGGATGTTACCGATGTCCGTTTCCTGCGTTTGCCGCGAAAAGAGTCGGCTGCAGCGTTACATGTGTTACAAGGCGTTGTAGCAGGCCGTCCGTGATCAAGACGGCCGAATTGATCGTACAGATACTGTTTCTCCGCAAAAGATGACATGCTAGCCGGGAACCCGCTTATCCTCCACTGCTTGTGCTGGTTTACACGCATGTAAATGTTCATGATCTCACCGGGATGGCGTAAGGTGAACGAAACAGTTTTCGAATAACGTCCACAGGCAGGACAGATATCTTGTACGCCGCCAAACGCTCCAAGAGTCTCAGAATCGGTCACGAAATCTACATTTTCCAGACTCAACCGCCGTAAGGCCTCAacaacagccatggctggaCCCTTGCACCGGATTGTGCCATGGTACCATAGGTCCAACCCGATAAC is a window from the Aspergillus oryzae RIB40 DNA, chromosome 6 genome containing:
- a CDS encoding uncharacterized protein (predicted protein), producing MGTGEAASRPDQTPHFRHVFRDSFLRRGFDAFMSNLDTKAKWLQMVDQLDCTVRADYLRMDVSLGGMPCTLDNAEIMDDYRNLVILQPGSARLAKEAAIGLLVARFFFTLDGDFEKPVIGLDLWYHGTIRCKGPAMAVVEALRRLSLENVDFVTDSETLGAFGGVQDICPACGRYSKTVSFTLRHPGEIMNIYMRVNQHKQWRISGFPASMSSFAEKQYLYDQFGRLDHGRPATTPCNTCNAAADSFRGKRRKRTSVTSTEEQRNKRVCIAGDVAD